One genomic segment of Hemibagrus wyckioides isolate EC202008001 linkage group LG08, SWU_Hwy_1.0, whole genome shotgun sequence includes these proteins:
- the LOC131357818 gene encoding E3 ubiquitin-protein ligase Hakai isoform X3 has protein sequence MQVRSESPAHSVRLEGVPECRARDMDQNVDNDLQGTDGSGALGGPDVRRRIPIKLLSKQTIRSKPPVRPQLPSARLPSTGQSDEETFTCKQEERFECKAGDAFGKQRRFPHPYFWDYKLNLVGEKDDTPVHFCDRCGLPIKIYGRMIPCKHVFCYDCAVLFEKKSDKTCPGCTDPVQRIEQCQRGSLYMCSIVQGCKRTYLSQRDLQAHINHRHMRAGKPGASRGELTHPTPALTPTLTSDPPDRFRLPPPPHLPKSHPMIPPPLQGHDSFGQPPAASPSPSDLGPSSRALPPETFRIATVTTRKHSNLITVPIQDDSSNSIQSPREPLPQTPPGLPPHHHPGQPVVSHPHHIMPPHQQQHYGPPPPPPPPLSHPMQATGAPHMVYNQAPPMSSAPPPITPPPGHIISQMPPFLNHPLSAALPQHGALPVSAPPPHHFNPNSMAQDQGTLSPPFNQPGALSPGLWPAPRVPHPPRMQGPPQGQMPGHHPEQARYRPYYQ, from the exons TAGACAATGACCTTCAAGGAACTGATGGTTCAGGGGCTCTCGGAGGGCCAGATGTTCGCCGCAGGATCCCCATCAAGTTACTGTCCAAGCAGACTATCAGAAGCAAGCCTCCTGTCCGGCCACAGCTGCCCTCCGCCAGATTGCCCTCCACTGGACAAAGTGACGAAG AAACATTTACCTGTAAGCAGGAAGAGAGGTTTGAGTGCAAAGCTGGAGATGCTTTTGGGAAACAGCGGCGATTCCCGCACCCATATTTCTGGGACTATAAG CTCAACCTGGTTGGAGAGAAAGATGACACTCCAGTGCACTTCTGTGACAGATGCGGCCTGCCCATAAAGATATATGGACGAATG ATTCCCTGTAAACACGTGTTCTGCTATGACTGTGCAGTTCTCTTTGAGAAGAAAAGTGATAAGACCTGTCCCGG CTGCACCGACCCAGTCCAGCGCATTGAGCAGTGCCAACGTGGATCCCTCTACATGTGCAGCATCGTGCAGGGCTGCAAGCGTACCTACCTCTCACAGCGGGACCTACAGGCCCACATCAACCACCGGCACATGAGAGCAGGCAAACCTGGAGCCTCACGGGGCGAACTTACACACCCAACCCCAGCTCTGACTCCAACCTTGACCTCAGACCCACCAGACCGTTTCCGCCTGCCTCCGCCCCCTCACCTACCCAAGTCCCACCCCATGATCCCACCACCTCTGCAAGGTCACGACTCCTTTGGCCAGCCTCCCGCTGCATCACCCTCTCCCTCTGATCTAGGGCCCTCATCCCGAGCCCTGCCGCCGGAGACATTCCGCATAGCAACTGTGACCACGCGCAAACACAGCAACCTCATCACCGTGCCCATCCAGGATGACTCAAGCAACTCCATTCAATCTCCACGTGAACCCCTTCCACAGACTCCCCCAGGTCTGCCCCCTCATCACCACCCAGGCCAACCAGTGGTGTCTCACCCTCACCACATCATGCCTCCACATCAGCAACAACATTACGggcctccacctccaccaccacctccactcAGTCACCCCATGCAGGCCACTGGGGCTCCTCACATGGTGTACAACCAGGCACCCCCAATGTCCAGCGCACCACCTCCCATCACCCCTCCACCCGGACATATAATAAGCCAGATGCCCCCATTCCTGAATCACCCATTGTCTGCTGCTCTCCCTCAGCATGGTGCCCTGCCTGTTAGTGCCCCACCACCTCATCACTTTAACCCTAACTCTATGGCCCAGGACCAGGGCACCCTGAGTCCTCCTTTTAACCAGCCTGGAGCCCTTAGCCCAGGCTTGTGGCCTGCACCGCGTGTCCCTCACCCTCCTCGCATGCAGGGGCCTCCTCAGGGCCAGATGCCTGGACACCACCCAGAACAAGCCCGATATAGACCATATTACCAATAG
- the LOC131357818 gene encoding E3 ubiquitin-protein ligase Hakai isoform X1 has translation MQVRSESPAHSVRLEGVPECRARDMDQNVDNDLQGTDGSGALGGPDVRRRIPIKLLSKQTIRSKPPVRPQLPSARLPSTGQSDEETFTCKQEERFECKAGDAFGKQRRFPHPYFWDYKLNLVGEKDDTPVHFCDRCGLPIKIYGRMIPCKHVFCYDCAVLFEKKSDKTCPGLSLYSCTDPVQRIEQCQRGSLYMCSIVQGCKRTYLSQRDLQAHINHRHMRAGKPGASRGELTHPTPALTPTLTSDPPDRFRLPPPPHLPKSHPMIPPPLQGHDSFGQPPAASPSPSDLGPSSRALPPETFRIATVTTRKHSNLITVPIQDDSSNSIQSPREPLPQTPPGLPPHHHPGQPVVSHPHHIMPPHQQQHYGPPPPPPPPLSHPMQATGAPHMVYNQAPPMSSAPPPITPPPGHIISQMPPFLNHPLSAALPQHGALPVSAPPPHHFNPNSMAQDQGTLSPPFNQPGALSPGLWPAPRVPHPPRMQGPPQGQMPGHHPEQARYRPYYQ, from the exons TAGACAATGACCTTCAAGGAACTGATGGTTCAGGGGCTCTCGGAGGGCCAGATGTTCGCCGCAGGATCCCCATCAAGTTACTGTCCAAGCAGACTATCAGAAGCAAGCCTCCTGTCCGGCCACAGCTGCCCTCCGCCAGATTGCCCTCCACTGGACAAAGTGACGAAG AAACATTTACCTGTAAGCAGGAAGAGAGGTTTGAGTGCAAAGCTGGAGATGCTTTTGGGAAACAGCGGCGATTCCCGCACCCATATTTCTGGGACTATAAG CTCAACCTGGTTGGAGAGAAAGATGACACTCCAGTGCACTTCTGTGACAGATGCGGCCTGCCCATAAAGATATATGGACGAATG ATTCCCTGTAAACACGTGTTCTGCTATGACTGTGCAGTTCTCTTTGAGAAGAAAAGTGATAAGACCTGTCCCGG TTTGTCCCTGTATAGCTGCACCGACCCAGTCCAGCGCATTGAGCAGTGCCAACGTGGATCCCTCTACATGTGCAGCATCGTGCAGGGCTGCAAGCGTACCTACCTCTCACAGCGGGACCTACAGGCCCACATCAACCACCGGCACATGAGAGCAGGCAAACCTGGAGCCTCACGGGGCGAACTTACACACCCAACCCCAGCTCTGACTCCAACCTTGACCTCAGACCCACCAGACCGTTTCCGCCTGCCTCCGCCCCCTCACCTACCCAAGTCCCACCCCATGATCCCACCACCTCTGCAAGGTCACGACTCCTTTGGCCAGCCTCCCGCTGCATCACCCTCTCCCTCTGATCTAGGGCCCTCATCCCGAGCCCTGCCGCCGGAGACATTCCGCATAGCAACTGTGACCACGCGCAAACACAGCAACCTCATCACCGTGCCCATCCAGGATGACTCAAGCAACTCCATTCAATCTCCACGTGAACCCCTTCCACAGACTCCCCCAGGTCTGCCCCCTCATCACCACCCAGGCCAACCAGTGGTGTCTCACCCTCACCACATCATGCCTCCACATCAGCAACAACATTACGggcctccacctccaccaccacctccactcAGTCACCCCATGCAGGCCACTGGGGCTCCTCACATGGTGTACAACCAGGCACCCCCAATGTCCAGCGCACCACCTCCCATCACCCCTCCACCCGGACATATAATAAGCCAGATGCCCCCATTCCTGAATCACCCATTGTCTGCTGCTCTCCCTCAGCATGGTGCCCTGCCTGTTAGTGCCCCACCACCTCATCACTTTAACCCTAACTCTATGGCCCAGGACCAGGGCACCCTGAGTCCTCCTTTTAACCAGCCTGGAGCCCTTAGCCCAGGCTTGTGGCCTGCACCGCGTGTCCCTCACCCTCCTCGCATGCAGGGGCCTCCTCAGGGCCAGATGCCTGGACACCACCCAGAACAAGCCCGATATAGACCATATTACCAATAG
- the LOC131357818 gene encoding E3 ubiquitin-protein ligase Hakai isoform X2 codes for MQVRSESPAHSVRLEGVPECRARDMDQNDNDLQGTDGSGALGGPDVRRRIPIKLLSKQTIRSKPPVRPQLPSARLPSTGQSDEETFTCKQEERFECKAGDAFGKQRRFPHPYFWDYKLNLVGEKDDTPVHFCDRCGLPIKIYGRMIPCKHVFCYDCAVLFEKKSDKTCPGLSLYSCTDPVQRIEQCQRGSLYMCSIVQGCKRTYLSQRDLQAHINHRHMRAGKPGASRGELTHPTPALTPTLTSDPPDRFRLPPPPHLPKSHPMIPPPLQGHDSFGQPPAASPSPSDLGPSSRALPPETFRIATVTTRKHSNLITVPIQDDSSNSIQSPREPLPQTPPGLPPHHHPGQPVVSHPHHIMPPHQQQHYGPPPPPPPPLSHPMQATGAPHMVYNQAPPMSSAPPPITPPPGHIISQMPPFLNHPLSAALPQHGALPVSAPPPHHFNPNSMAQDQGTLSPPFNQPGALSPGLWPAPRVPHPPRMQGPPQGQMPGHHPEQARYRPYYQ; via the exons ACAATGACCTTCAAGGAACTGATGGTTCAGGGGCTCTCGGAGGGCCAGATGTTCGCCGCAGGATCCCCATCAAGTTACTGTCCAAGCAGACTATCAGAAGCAAGCCTCCTGTCCGGCCACAGCTGCCCTCCGCCAGATTGCCCTCCACTGGACAAAGTGACGAAG AAACATTTACCTGTAAGCAGGAAGAGAGGTTTGAGTGCAAAGCTGGAGATGCTTTTGGGAAACAGCGGCGATTCCCGCACCCATATTTCTGGGACTATAAG CTCAACCTGGTTGGAGAGAAAGATGACACTCCAGTGCACTTCTGTGACAGATGCGGCCTGCCCATAAAGATATATGGACGAATG ATTCCCTGTAAACACGTGTTCTGCTATGACTGTGCAGTTCTCTTTGAGAAGAAAAGTGATAAGACCTGTCCCGG TTTGTCCCTGTATAGCTGCACCGACCCAGTCCAGCGCATTGAGCAGTGCCAACGTGGATCCCTCTACATGTGCAGCATCGTGCAGGGCTGCAAGCGTACCTACCTCTCACAGCGGGACCTACAGGCCCACATCAACCACCGGCACATGAGAGCAGGCAAACCTGGAGCCTCACGGGGCGAACTTACACACCCAACCCCAGCTCTGACTCCAACCTTGACCTCAGACCCACCAGACCGTTTCCGCCTGCCTCCGCCCCCTCACCTACCCAAGTCCCACCCCATGATCCCACCACCTCTGCAAGGTCACGACTCCTTTGGCCAGCCTCCCGCTGCATCACCCTCTCCCTCTGATCTAGGGCCCTCATCCCGAGCCCTGCCGCCGGAGACATTCCGCATAGCAACTGTGACCACGCGCAAACACAGCAACCTCATCACCGTGCCCATCCAGGATGACTCAAGCAACTCCATTCAATCTCCACGTGAACCCCTTCCACAGACTCCCCCAGGTCTGCCCCCTCATCACCACCCAGGCCAACCAGTGGTGTCTCACCCTCACCACATCATGCCTCCACATCAGCAACAACATTACGggcctccacctccaccaccacctccactcAGTCACCCCATGCAGGCCACTGGGGCTCCTCACATGGTGTACAACCAGGCACCCCCAATGTCCAGCGCACCACCTCCCATCACCCCTCCACCCGGACATATAATAAGCCAGATGCCCCCATTCCTGAATCACCCATTGTCTGCTGCTCTCCCTCAGCATGGTGCCCTGCCTGTTAGTGCCCCACCACCTCATCACTTTAACCCTAACTCTATGGCCCAGGACCAGGGCACCCTGAGTCCTCCTTTTAACCAGCCTGGAGCCCTTAGCCCAGGCTTGTGGCCTGCACCGCGTGTCCCTCACCCTCCTCGCATGCAGGGGCCTCCTCAGGGCCAGATGCCTGGACACCACCCAGAACAAGCCCGATATAGACCATATTACCAATAG